The DNA sequence TGATCGAGTTGTGGGAGCAAAGTGGTCAAACCAAACCTGTTTTTTGTGCTGCTCAGGGCATCAGCCTGGCCAATTTTGGCTACTGGCGTACCAAGTGGCTTGCTTTAAATAGCTCTGAGGCACACACACTTTCATCCTTTGTTACTATCGAGCCAGTACCTGCTTCACCAGAAACCACCAGAGCGTATGCCATTGTACGGTGTCTGCCTTTGTTTACCTTCTTTGGATTTGTCAATTTTACCTCAATTGCTCAGGTGGGATGTTTAACTTTCACTCAGATTACCAAGAGGGTAAATGCTGCCAATGCTACCCAGGTAGCGCTGATGAAGCGACTCCTTGGGGAAAAACGTTTGCAGGCCGCGCTCAAAAAAGGGGGTGAAATTACCCTCAAAGGAGCCGAAGCCATCAAAGGTTACGACATTGTGCTCAATACCGCAGCGGGTACCGCCCAAAAAATGGCCAAAACAATGGAAGACAACCTGGCGGGGGATGTCACCAAGGCAAAGTCGGCTTTTAGCGGGTTGATGATTGAAATCGGTGACCGCTTTGATCCTTTCCTGCGCCGGATGACCCAATCAATGACAGAAGTGCTGAGCAACCTGGACGAAAACTTCGGGCAGTACTATAAAACCCTCAGCGATGCTTTTGCACCTTTACGTAAGGCCTTTGGGCAGTTCAAACGCGATTTGTTGGGGGCAAAGGGCAGCCTGAGCGAATTTGGCAATGCTTCGCTGGGCGTAAAAGAGGTGGTGCAGGGCATTGCCCAGGCAGTCAGCTTTGTCTCGCCTTTTATTGCGACCGTGCTTACTAATATCTCAGGTTTGATCAACCGCCTGGCCGCTACCTTTGCCCCCATGAAAGATCGTCTTCAGCAACTATTGGGTGGGCTGCGCACCAACCTGCTGATGGTCAGCCAGGATGTATGGAACATTGCGGGCAACCTGATTGGGGCACTATCACCCTTGATTGAGGTAGTGCTCAACGTGGCAAATACCATTATGAACAACTTTGGCCAGATCTGGAAAACCATTACCGGGGTAGTAAATATGGTTTTGCCTTTTGTCTATCAGCTTGCCGATTCGTTTCGGGCAAACGTAGATGTAGGGGGCTTGTTGGGGAATGTCATGGGAGGAGTCACGGCAGTGATCAATGGTTTGCGCCCAGTGCTTCGGGTGATTTTACGTCTGCTCACTCCTTTGGGCAAACTCTTTTTGTGGATTGGGGGCATTTTGCTCAAAGTGGTAGGGGTTGCCTTTGAAGGTTTGGGTAACATTGTGGGCAAAGTCTTTGGTGGCATAGGCGATTTGTTCAATTGGTTGATTGACAAGTTTAGCTGGGTGTTCAACAAGATAAAACAAGGGCTGCGCCTGATTGGGGTGATGTCGAAAGAAGCAGACAGCGTGAGTCAAAAACAAAAGGATAAAATCCAGCAAGATAAAAAGCCAAAGCCTAAAACTCCCGCCGAAGAACAACAGGAAAAGGAAGAAAAAGAGCGCAAAAAACGCCTCAAAAAACTACAGGATGAGATAGACCAGTTCAACGAAGACCGCAAGAAAAAAACGGTGGGTACGATGACTGGTGCGGCTTTCAACACCTTGATTACCCCCACTAAACAATCTGGTAAGACCACCACGGCAACCCCGGAGAGCAGCGGTGGGGCAAGCACCACCAGTGCGAGTGGCATGAACAAAATCACAGGAGGAGGCAGCAAACAGGTCAATATCAATATTACCATTGGCAATATTATCGGGATGAATGTAGACAGCATCAACAACCTGGATGCCAAAGGTCAGGAGGTGCAACAATCAGCCGATTTTATTGTACAGGAGATTGTGCGCAAGATCAATGGGGCGATGATGGTGCAGGAGGGGTAGGGTTTTGATATTTTAATCTTCATATATTGTTCTCTAAAACCACATTACAATTGCTCGTAGAAATTAGGCACGCATCGCAGATGCGCACCAGTGAGGTAGAATCCCAAGTTTATTTATTTCTTTCATACCATCCCCCATTCATATTTTGATTAAATTTATGCCAAGGCTTACCAAGGTAATGTAAAAAATATACACACCATTTATTAATAGTTTCTGTCAAAGAAGAAGATTCGCTAATTCCCTGAATATAATTATCAAACTGCTCAGACAAGCTAGAAAAATCTGTAGGTTCAATTTCACCATTTTCCTCGCTTAAAAGCTTTATTTCCCGTTCTTGAAAGGCCTTTTCAAGCTCTACAGTAAACAAGTCAGAATACAAAATTACCTTACCTTTGTGAGAAGAGATAGATTTAATCTGTATAATGCTATTGCTAAATAAGCATCTTACTCTACTAAAAGTAACAAAACTTTCATCTTTTTCTCCTACATCAAAATAAAAATAGACATGGTTGAAATCCCTTTCAGAAGGATAAAATAAATCCCAACATGGAACACGTAGTGAAGAATCATAAAACTTTGTTTGTTTATAGCTACCTCCTATTTTATCAGCGAACTGAATATAATCCCCAACAGTTATTAATGTATTTTGAAGTTGGATTTGCTCTTTCATTTCTCCTTTAAGTTCACCATCCCAACAAACCTCTTCTTCATCGAAAAGAGCTTTTTCTTCGTCTAACTTGCCAGAATAACCTTCCATTTCTTCCAATAAAGTACTGAGACTTTCAACCAGGTTCATACTCCTATTTTGCTTATAGGAATAATGATCTAATTGCTCAATCCATGTACTATATTCAATATTAATTTGATGCACTTTATTTAGGTACAAACTAACTTGCTCCTCAAAACCTTTATCATTCTTACCTGATAGGTATCCTTTAATAAAGGAGGCATAGTTATTTTTATCTCTTTGTGGGAGTTGATAATCTACCCACATCAAGTTTTCAATATCTTTTTTATACGAAGTCATGTCTTACATAAAAAAATAAATGCCGTATGCTCCCTTGGATAAGATTATATAAATTTGAAAATCAATGATTTATTCGTCATACATTAAAAAAAGACAGTCTAATATTCAAAGTGTCCCAACCTTAGTTGATGGCTTTGCCTCAAAGAAAAAACATCATTGATGGCTTAATTAACTTTTGGTATATTGACTACGAACTTTTTTGATCAAGGTATTTATAGAATCTTCGGGCTAAATCATTTAAGTATGGCTTCCCTTCAACGCTTTCTATCATAAAATGAGGCAGGGAAGATATTCCATACTTTCCACTCAGTATACCTGTGCAAATAGAAGCAATAGAGTCTACATCGCCACCCATCAAAATAGCATTTTTTAAGCCTTCAAACGCAGATTTAGAGTGTTTTAATAAGTAAAGCACACAAGCAGATGTATGGTAAGCATCAGAAGGCAAGCCTTTAATTCCTGCTAAAAACTTTGGTGGCTCTATTGGCTGTGGACCACATAACACTATATAGTCTTGTTCTGTTAATTCACTAGGAGGGGGTAAGCTCTCTACTTGAAAAATAAGATTAAAAGTGTCGCTATCTATGTCTTTGATAAACTCAGCACAATAAAAAATGATGTCCTCCTGCTTTCTTTTCTGAACTAGCAAGTACTGAGTGGCCCTTGCTACAATAATACTTGCAGCAATTGCTTTGGAGTGAGGGTGTGTAGCATTAGCATTGATAATAGCATAATCATTAATCAAATGATCTTTTATAAAACCAATAGGCAATGCTCTTGTTGCAGGCGCATTGCCAGGAAACCTCCTTTTTTGTTGAAACCTTCTTACTTCATCGATGGTTTTTTCTCCGCTATATACCCAGCTTATGGAACCATGACCAGCTCTGGTATATCCTTTTACATTGCCTCCTTCTTCATATTCTTTTTTCCAAAATTTTACAAGTAACTCTTCAATAAATGGTTGTTCAGAGATTAAAGCTTTAATTAGCCCAATAGTCATTTCTGTATCATCAGTATATTCCCAATCATGATAATTTTGAATATCTGTATGTAAGGCTTGGACACTACTCCTTACGTTTACAAAAGAAGAAAAGTCAATATTTTCTCGAATCCAATTTCTATCCTGAAACTCTACACCTGCCCCAAATGCATCTCCAATAGCAAAACCTAACAATATATCTTGTAAATTCATATCAGTAATTCCCCATTAACTCTATTCTAAGCCGAGTCAATATTTCCCCTAAAAAATTTTTTCCCAACCAAGTGTTTCTTTGAAGAGCCTTGCTATTCAATTGAGATAGACCAATGCCCCATTTCTCATCATTCTTGTCGCTCAGTACAATTGTTTTCCCTTCAGTAGAAAACAATACATCCTTTAAATACTCATTTTGCAAAAACTGTTGTTGATAAGCAAAACTTATATGTTGCCCAAGATACATGTTATGCCAAGTAACTTTATCATAGTTTTTTACTTGAAGGCTTAATTGATAAATCTCTTTTTGGCTGTCTGATTTTAAAATTCCTTTTTCAATGCCTCTATCCAGAAACAAACGAGCTTTATGATGAGCAATATACTGAATAACAGAGTTATATGTTATGCCCTGGATAATAAACTTAGCCTTATACAAAGTTGAAAAAGGCGAGTCAGACGATGAAAAAAAATAAAACTTTTCATCAATTTTCATATAGTTTATCAAAGTTTTTACACTTTCAGGAACTTCAGCATATTTGTTCAAAATGCGATGTTTTCTATATTTTTCAACATATTCATACTCACTTTCCAAATTCATTCCATCATTCCACCTACCTGCTGCTCCCCACTTCAAAATATACAGCTGCTGTGCATCTTTTTCTTTTTGAGTTAGGCTTTGTTCTGTGTCTTCTGCTTGGCTCATTTGTTTCTCCATCGAAA is a window from the Microscilla marina ATCC 23134 genome containing:
- a CDS encoding phage tail tape measure protein — protein: MFGLIELWEQSGQTKPVFCAAQGISLANFGYWRTKWLALNSSEAHTLSSFVTIEPVPASPETTRAYAIVRCLPLFTFFGFVNFTSIAQVGCLTFTQITKRVNAANATQVALMKRLLGEKRLQAALKKGGEITLKGAEAIKGYDIVLNTAAGTAQKMAKTMEDNLAGDVTKAKSAFSGLMIEIGDRFDPFLRRMTQSMTEVLSNLDENFGQYYKTLSDAFAPLRKAFGQFKRDLLGAKGSLSEFGNASLGVKEVVQGIAQAVSFVSPFIATVLTNISGLINRLAATFAPMKDRLQQLLGGLRTNLLMVSQDVWNIAGNLIGALSPLIEVVLNVANTIMNNFGQIWKTITGVVNMVLPFVYQLADSFRANVDVGGLLGNVMGGVTAVINGLRPVLRVILRLLTPLGKLFLWIGGILLKVVGVAFEGLGNIVGKVFGGIGDLFNWLIDKFSWVFNKIKQGLRLIGVMSKEADSVSQKQKDKIQQDKKPKPKTPAEEQQEKEEKERKKRLKKLQDEIDQFNEDRKKKTVGTMTGAAFNTLITPTKQSGKTTTATPESSGGASTTSASGMNKITGGGSKQVNINITIGNIIGMNVDSINNLDAKGQEVQQSADFIVQEIVRKINGAMMVQEG
- a CDS encoding ADP-ribosylglycohydrolase family protein — protein: MNLQDILLGFAIGDAFGAGVEFQDRNWIRENIDFSSFVNVRSSVQALHTDIQNYHDWEYTDDTEMTIGLIKALISEQPFIEELLVKFWKKEYEEGGNVKGYTRAGHGSISWVYSGEKTIDEVRRFQQKRRFPGNAPATRALPIGFIKDHLINDYAIINANATHPHSKAIAASIIVARATQYLLVQKRKQEDIIFYCAEFIKDIDSDTFNLIFQVESLPPPSELTEQDYIVLCGPQPIEPPKFLAGIKGLPSDAYHTSACVLYLLKHSKSAFEGLKNAILMGGDVDSIASICTGILSGKYGISSLPHFMIESVEGKPYLNDLARRFYKYLDQKSS
- a CDS encoding NADAR family protein: MESLKYESLPNIFTKEILEILYKMASEQSTAWHDIFDKMTDEQSLQYADFSMEKQMSQAEDTEQSLTQKEKDAQQLYILKWGAAGRWNDGMNLESEYEYVEKYRKHRILNKYAEVPESVKTLINYMKIDEKFYFFSSSDSPFSTLYKAKFIIQGITYNSVIQYIAHHKARLFLDRGIEKGILKSDSQKEIYQLSLQVKNYDKVTWHNMYLGQHISFAYQQQFLQNEYLKDVLFSTEGKTIVLSDKNDEKWGIGLSQLNSKALQRNTWLGKNFLGEILTRLRIELMGNY